In Nitrosospira briensis C-128, a genomic segment contains:
- the mraY gene encoding phospho-N-acetylmuramoyl-pentapeptide-transferase, translating to MLLELAQWLAKDIRAFNVFQYITLRTVLAALTSLAISFIVGPAMIRKLTAYKIGQSVRSDGPQTHLVKAGTPTMGGALILVSIAFSTLLWADLSNRYVWVVLITTLGFGIIGWIDDYRKVVYRNPKGLSARAKLFWQSAIAILVALYLALTAELPAQTTMIVPFFKQVAIPLGVTGFVALAYFVIVGTSNAVNLTDGLDGLAIMPTVMISSALAIFAYVAGHAVFAKYLGIPHIPHAGELAVFCGALAGAGLAFLWFNAYPAEVFMGDVGALALGAALGIVTVIVRQEIVLVIMGGVFVVETLSVMLQVASFKLVGKRIFRMAPLHHHYELKGWKENQVVVRFWIITMMLVLFGLSTLKLR from the coding sequence ATGCTGCTAGAACTCGCTCAATGGCTTGCGAAGGACATCCGTGCGTTCAACGTGTTTCAGTACATCACATTGCGCACGGTTCTCGCCGCGCTAACCTCGCTTGCGATTTCGTTCATCGTAGGCCCTGCCATGATACGTAAGCTGACCGCTTACAAAATCGGGCAATCGGTACGCAGCGATGGGCCCCAGACCCATCTTGTCAAAGCGGGCACACCCACGATGGGCGGCGCTCTGATACTCGTGTCGATTGCCTTTTCAACGTTACTGTGGGCGGATCTGAGCAATCGCTATGTATGGGTGGTGCTCATCACCACGCTGGGCTTCGGCATCATTGGCTGGATAGATGATTATCGCAAGGTGGTATATCGCAATCCAAAAGGCCTCTCCGCCAGAGCCAAGCTCTTCTGGCAATCGGCAATAGCGATTCTGGTGGCGCTATATCTTGCGTTAACGGCTGAACTGCCTGCGCAGACGACCATGATTGTCCCATTCTTCAAGCAAGTAGCGATACCGCTGGGTGTCACCGGGTTTGTCGCGCTTGCCTATTTCGTCATAGTGGGTACCAGCAATGCGGTGAACCTGACCGATGGTCTTGACGGCCTCGCCATCATGCCTACCGTCATGATCAGCAGCGCCCTGGCAATTTTTGCCTATGTGGCGGGACACGCCGTATTTGCAAAATATCTGGGTATTCCCCATATCCCCCATGCGGGCGAACTGGCTGTCTTCTGTGGTGCGCTGGCGGGCGCCGGACTCGCCTTTCTCTGGTTCAATGCCTACCCGGCGGAAGTATTCATGGGGGATGTCGGCGCGCTTGCGCTTGGCGCCGCTCTCGGGATCGTGACCGTGATAGTGCGCCAGGAGATCGTGCTGGTCATCATGGGCGGCGTATTCGTGGTGGAAACCTTGTCAGTGATGCTGCAGGTGGCGTCGTTCAAGTTGGTCGGGAAACGTATTTTTCGTATGGCGCCGTTGCATCATCACTACGAATTGAAGGGCTGGAAAGAAAATCAGGTAGTGGTTCGGTTCTGGATTATCACCATGATGCTGGTGTTGTTCGGTTTGTCCACTCTGAAATTGAGATGA
- a CDS encoding UDP-N-acetylmuramoyl-tripeptide--D-alanyl-D-alanine ligase translates to MMTLHDAASALNGKQLGGDACFSGVSTDSRTVGRGDLFVALVGPNFNGHDFIAVVKDKGAAAAMIDREFEAKAQEPGIPLIRVENTRLALGQLAAYWRGHFRIPMVAVTGSNGKTTVKEMIASILRRVAGSGGQMSNPDTVLATEGNLNNDIGVPLMLLRMRERHGYAVIEMGMNHSGEISYLTSLVKPTVALITNAGVAHVEGLGSVEAVARAKGEIFEGLDQDGIAVINADDANAQLWRKLAGNRRVVDFGLTGKSKVSACYQSDFFGSSMTLVLPGGVKEVQLQVPGEHNVRNALAAAAVAIAMGIGTEAIASGLNAFHGVKGRMQKKYGRHGATLIDDSYNANPDSVRAALAVLAKAAGTKILVLGDMGELGGSARDFHESIGTEARMAGIDGLLALGELSVHAVNKFGPGGRHFTKIEELLAEVESLLKPGVTLLIKGSRFMQMERVVKSIEL, encoded by the coding sequence ATGATGACCCTGCATGACGCAGCCAGCGCCCTGAACGGTAAACAGTTGGGTGGAGATGCCTGCTTTAGCGGAGTCAGCACCGATAGCCGTACAGTAGGGCGCGGCGATCTGTTCGTCGCGCTGGTAGGGCCAAATTTTAATGGCCATGATTTTATTGCCGTGGTGAAGGACAAAGGCGCCGCGGCGGCAATGATCGATCGGGAGTTCGAGGCCAAAGCGCAGGAGCCTGGAATTCCTCTGATACGGGTGGAGAATACCCGCTTGGCATTGGGGCAGCTCGCAGCATACTGGCGTGGGCATTTCAGGATACCGATGGTCGCGGTGACCGGCAGCAATGGCAAAACCACGGTAAAGGAAATGATTGCATCGATTTTGCGGCGGGTGGCCGGGTCGGGTGGGCAGATGAGCAACCCGGATACGGTACTGGCGACGGAGGGCAATCTCAACAATGATATCGGTGTGCCCCTGATGCTCTTGCGGATGCGCGAGCGGCATGGCTATGCGGTGATCGAGATGGGAATGAATCATTCCGGCGAGATTTCATATTTGACCAGTCTGGTAAAGCCCACCGTCGCGCTGATCACCAATGCGGGGGTGGCGCATGTCGAGGGGCTGGGTTCGGTGGAAGCAGTGGCACGGGCAAAGGGCGAGATTTTCGAGGGACTCGATCAGGACGGAATAGCTGTCATCAACGCCGATGATGCGAACGCTCAGCTTTGGCGCAAGCTGGCAGGCAATAGAAGAGTCGTTGATTTCGGCCTTACGGGCAAGTCAAAAGTGAGCGCGTGCTATCAATCCGATTTTTTCGGCAGCAGCATGACGCTAGTCCTGCCTGGCGGGGTTAAAGAGGTGCAATTACAGGTTCCAGGCGAGCATAACGTGCGAAACGCGCTTGCGGCGGCAGCGGTTGCGATAGCCATGGGTATCGGCACGGAAGCAATAGCGTCAGGATTAAATGCATTTCACGGCGTGAAGGGACGTATGCAGAAAAAGTACGGCCGGCACGGGGCAACATTGATAGACGATAGTTATAATGCCAACCCCGATTCGGTGCGGGCTGCTTTGGCGGTGCTGGCAAAAGCTGCCGGGACAAAGATTCTGGTATTGGGTGACATGGGTGAACTCGGCGGCAGCGCGAGGGATTTCCATGAAAGCATTGGTACAGAGGCAAGAATGGCCGGGATTGATGGATTATTGGCCCTGGGCGAGTTGAGCGTCCATGCCGTAAATAAATTTGGCCCCGGCGGTCGGCATTTTACGAAAATCGAGGAATTACTGGCCGAGGTAGAGAGTCTGCTGAAGCCTGGCGTCACGCTGCTGATAAAGGGGTCGCGCTTCATGCAAATGGAGCGCGTGGTCAAGAGTATCGAGTTATGA
- a CDS encoding UDP-N-acetylmuramoyl-L-alanyl-D-glutamate--2,6-diaminopimelate ligase produces MSSSPDAGGSRFSESPPMHFDFRIFEGLSVKISSLATDSRMVKQGDTFLAYAGERSDGRNFIRQAIAAGANAVLWDPEGFVWDPVWKVPNLPVSGLRTQAGFIADHVYGHPSEKLWLIGITGTNGKTSCSHWIAQALIALGKKTAVIGTLGIGFPEELEFTANTTPDAVFLQQKMADLLRRGACCMAMEVSSHGIVQERINGSTFSVALFTNLSRDHLDYHGSMEAYAAAKARLFRWPGLRHAVLNLDDAFGVGLSNHLLETDTQIIGYGFTEAATRIRDTTKFRILRGYNLKSTPQGLEFDIEFEAEHLELKTEVAGRFNASNLLGVLATLLASGIRLVDAVRALREIRPVAGRMQQIGGGDLPLVVVDYAHTPDAMEKVLTTLREILHSGPASSTGSEARNPKLICVFGCGGERDRGKRPLLGAVATRLADEVIVTNDNPRQEDPNVIISEIVAGAGVNHHIEKDRAKAIFGAIHDARKGDVILIAGKGHEAYQEIDGQKLPFSDVEVARRVLMERAEVQA; encoded by the coding sequence ATGAGTTCAAGTCCTGACGCTGGAGGCAGCAGGTTTTCAGAAAGCCCGCCGATGCATTTTGATTTTCGTATTTTTGAGGGCTTGAGCGTCAAAATCAGCAGTCTTGCCACAGATAGCCGCATGGTGAAGCAGGGAGATACATTTCTGGCCTACGCCGGAGAAAGGAGCGACGGCCGAAACTTCATTCGCCAGGCCATCGCAGCGGGAGCCAATGCGGTACTTTGGGACCCTGAAGGCTTTGTATGGGACCCTGTATGGAAAGTGCCGAACTTGCCGGTCTCCGGGCTGCGAACCCAGGCAGGCTTTATTGCCGATCACGTATATGGTCATCCATCGGAAAAATTATGGCTTATCGGTATTACAGGAACGAATGGCAAGACCTCCTGCAGCCATTGGATCGCCCAGGCCCTGATTGCGCTGGGCAAGAAAACCGCGGTTATCGGCACGCTGGGCATCGGTTTTCCTGAAGAACTGGAGTTCACCGCCAACACCACGCCGGATGCGGTGTTCTTGCAGCAGAAAATGGCGGATCTATTACGGCGTGGCGCTTGTTGCATGGCAATGGAGGTATCGTCGCACGGGATTGTGCAAGAACGCATCAACGGCTCGACGTTCTCGGTGGCCTTATTTACGAATCTGTCACGCGACCATCTCGATTACCACGGCAGCATGGAAGCGTATGCTGCCGCCAAGGCGCGGTTATTCCGCTGGCCCGGGCTCAGGCATGCAGTCCTTAATCTTGATGACGCGTTTGGCGTAGGCTTGTCAAATCATCTTCTGGAAACGGACACGCAAATAATAGGATATGGGTTCACGGAAGCGGCGACCCGGATTCGCGACACGACGAAATTCAGGATATTGCGAGGATACAATCTCAAGTCAACCCCTCAAGGCCTGGAGTTTGATATTGAATTTGAAGCCGAACATCTGGAGCTTAAAACTGAAGTGGCAGGACGCTTCAATGCGTCAAATTTATTGGGAGTACTCGCCACCCTGCTGGCCAGCGGCATCAGGCTGGTCGATGCAGTGCGAGCCTTGCGGGAAATTCGACCCGTCGCAGGCAGAATGCAGCAAATCGGGGGCGGCGATCTGCCTCTTGTCGTTGTAGATTACGCCCATACGCCCGACGCCATGGAAAAAGTATTGACCACGTTGCGTGAAATTCTTCATTCCGGTCCTGCATCCAGTACTGGATCAGAAGCCCGAAACCCAAAATTGATCTGTGTGTTTGGCTGTGGGGGCGAGCGCGACCGCGGCAAGCGGCCTCTACTGGGCGCAGTGGCGACACGGTTGGCTGACGAAGTCATCGTCACAAATGACAATCCACGGCAGGAAGACCCCAATGTCATCATCAGCGAGATCGTGGCGGGTGCGGGCGTCAATCATCACATTGAAAAGGATAGGGCGAAGGCTATTTTCGGAGCGATTCATGATGCGCGGAAGGGTGACGTTATATTAATCGCGGGGAAGGGACACGAAGCCTACCAGGAAATAGATGGTCAAAAGCTTCCATTCAGCGATGTCGAGGTCGCCAGGCGGGTACTGATGGAAAGGGCGGAGGTACAGGCATGA